The proteins below come from a single Mya arenaria isolate MELC-2E11 chromosome 8, ASM2691426v1 genomic window:
- the LOC128244796 gene encoding kelch-like protein 24, with translation MTSPVQDWKESTATCLQTGIFKSYTAGLYTDVEIQVEKKTFKSHKVILSAFSDYFHAMFSSGMKESQNNVVCIKDISSIIFENVLSFAYSGEDCVTIENAEDLLRASVLLQIRCLQSRCESFLLEQTTAENCIGIWRLAQSLNCEKLKETSWEFILKEFEVISQLDEFLGLDKEELISIICNDNLTVTNEENVCDAVFRWLERDESRLSYLADVFEELRLQLVSLQYLLEKVDFNPAVRNSETCTKLVKHALDYHLYPERREMYNVPLRNGNKVEVIVLIGKTPQGREQKLIEVYCYSPSDCRWFTMPPLPSNIGRYFSCCVYGDYIYVSGGTERPIACLKLHIGRRDWIHCRSMNFGRLRHAMVAERSSVYVVGGFDPITDVTYHSIEKYDIAQETWKEIGELTSAVDALSAAAYKGKIYVFGGWLKDCDHAACVQCFDTATNECTIIDCLPDPAKFSRCVQSLDGCVYIMYPTGEVVRYKIGTMEAEKFAKISGFKRYNFGLTMFHDKLFAFGGESDDPTVEEGTELCRNLFELDLTSRTSKMYSDLMPNPFESYGSVRVVMNRDFLIAYKKELGPKQ, from the exons ATGACAAGCCCAGTGCAGGACTGGAAGGAGAGCACTGCCACATGCCTCCAGACAGGCATATTCAAGAGCTACACAGCTGGTCTCTACACTGATGTTGAAATACAG gttgaaaagaaaacattcaaAAGTCACAAGGTGATCCTGTCAGCATTTTCGGACTACTTCCATGCTATGTTCTCCAGTGGAATGAAGGAAAGCCAGAACAATGTGGTTTGCATTAAAGATATCAGctctatcatatttgaaaatgtgCTCTCTTTTGCCTACTCTGGTGAGGACTGTGTTACCATCGAGAATGCTGAGGACTTGTTGAGAGCTTCTGTCCTCCTGCAGATTAGGTGCTTGCAGTCAAGGTGTGAGAGCTTCCTGTTGGAGCAGACAACAGCTGAGAACTGCATCGGTATTTGGAGACTTGCACAGAGTCTGAACTGTGAAAAGTTGAAAGAAACAAGCTGGGAATTTATTCTGAAAGAATTTGAAGTTATTTCACAACTTGATGAATTTCTGGGTCTTGATAAAGAGGAACTGATTTCCATAATCTGCAATGACAACCTGACTGTTACAAATGAGGAAAATGTATGTGATGCTGTGTTCCGGTGGTTGGAGAGGGATGAAAGTCGACTATCTTACCTTGCTGATGTCTTCGAGGAACTGCGGCTACAGCTAGTCAGTCTACAATACCTCCTGGAGAAGGTGGACTTTAACCCCGCAGTGAGGAACAGTGAGACATGCACAAAGCTGGTGAAACACGCTCTTGACTACCACCTCTACCCTGAGAGGCGGGAAATGTACAACGTTCCTCTTAGGAATGGAAACAAAGTTGAG GTTATTGTATTGATTGGCAAGACACCCCAGGGAAGAGAGCAGAAGCTTATAGAAGTTTACTGCTACAGTCCATCAGACTGTCGCTGGTTCACTATGCCTCCTCTGCCCAGCAATATAGGCAGGTATTTCTCCTGCTGTGTGTATGGGGACTATATCTATGTGTCTGGGGGGACCGAGAGGCCCATTGCTTGTCTGAAGCTTCACATTGGACGTCGAGACTGGATTCACTGCAGGTCAATGAACTTTGGACGCCTCAGACATGCTATGGTAGCAGAGAGAAGCTCTGTGTATGTTGTAGGTGGGTTTGACCCGATCACTGATGTAACCTACCACAGTATTGAGAAGTATGACATTGCCCAGGAGACATGGAAGGAGATTGGAGAGTTGACCAGTGCTGTGGACGCCCTGTCAGCTGCCGCCTACAAGGGAAAGATTTACGTGTTTGGTGGCTGGTTAAAGGACTGTGATCATGCTGCGTGTGTCCAGTGTTTTGACACTGCCACAAATGAGTGTACAATTATTGACTGTTTACCGGACCCAGCCAAGTTTTCCAGGTGTGTGCAAAGCCTAGATGGCTGTGTGTATATTATGTACCCAACTGGAGAAGTAGTACGGTACAAGATTGGGACTATGGAAGCTGAAAAATTTGCTAAAATTTCAGGCTTCAAACGCTACAACTTTGGGCTAACCATGTTCCATGACAAACTGTTTGCATTTGGAGGTGAGAGTGACGATCCAACTGTGGAGGAAGGGACAGAACTCTGTAGGAATCTATTTGAGCTAGATCTGACTAGCCGCACATCTAAGATGTATTCCGACCTTATGCCGAATCCATTTGAGTCTTATGGCTCTGTCAGGGTTGTGATGAACAGGGACTTTCTCATTGCATACAAGAAAGAACTCGGACCAAAacaatga